One Gigantopelta aegis isolate Gae_Host chromosome 1, Gae_host_genome, whole genome shotgun sequence genomic region harbors:
- the LOC121368726 gene encoding serine-enriched protein-like, with product MESYTSRTCLVDIDVLDNGGIENEEFNDSSSGYDSDDSRSSVGDDQVSSACRPPSVPGEIMLFSNTSGLCDSLKYIITMPELCDVMFLVGKERVPVYGVKAILATRSRVLYQLILFHQRKMTDEASKKKSKSRRQTLESHLTIPVPDYDIDVFRSLVMFLHCGKVKVDAKIVVGLLCAASEYELKDLSRACWDFVRRMKGQGQKDNLMTSATRYGTKKAAQKLIMEKMKCFKQTTSSVAFD from the exons ATGGAAAGCTATACCTCAAGGACATGTCTTGTAGACATCGATGTTTTGGACAATGGTGGAATCGAAAATGAAGAGTTTAATG ACTCCAGTTCTGGATACGACTCCGATGATTCTAGATCTTCTGTCGGTGACGACCAAGTGAGCTCCGCCTGCCGTCCACCCAGCGTTCCAGGGGAGATAATGCTGTTTAGCAACACAAGCGGTCTGTGTGACAGTCTCAAGTACATCATCACCATGCCggaattgtgtgacgtcatgtTCCTCGTCGGAAAAGAACGAGTCCCAGTTTACGGAGTTAAAGCCATCTTAGCCACACGAAGCAG aGTTCTGTACCAATTGATACTGTTTCACCAGAGGAAAATGACAGACGAGGCATCGAAGAAGAAGTCAAAGTCCAGACGCCAGACCTTGGAAAGTCATCTAACCATTCCAGTACCTGACTACGACATCGACGTCTTCCGCAGCTTGGTGATGTTTCTACATTGTGGGAAAGTGAAGGTGGACGCTAAAATTGTTGTCG GTCTACTGTGTGCAGCCTCCGAGTACGAGTTGAAAGATCTGTCCAGGGCATGCTGGGATTTTGTTCGACGGATGAAGGGTCAAGGTCAGAAAGACAACTTGATGACATCAGCTACCAGATATGGTACAAAGAAAGCGGCCCAGAAATTGATTATGGAG AAGATGAAATGTTTCAAACAGACTACGTCATCAGTGGCCTTCGACTAG